Proteins encoded in a region of the Acidobacteriota bacterium genome:
- a CDS encoding TonB-dependent receptor — MKHKIFTGTRRFLCLAFSVAVLAAAGFAQTETARISGTVTDAAGAAVAGATVKVSGIGTGREVSVTTNGEGFYSLISLQPGRYQIEVSQASFKMTQQEVTLSVAQNATANFTLEAGDVTETVTVTLDIPQVDTGTSAIGEVISGREAVELPLNGRNVLELARLTPGVTQGVPAGFATGVSGNAETYRGRNTGGAALSVNGQRTQANNFLLDGVDNNESLVNTINVFPSAEAVQEFRVQTSVATAEFGRGGGAIINSVVKSGRNDFYGSAFLFIRNDNLDARPTFNNSKSEFRRGQYGGTLGGPIWKDKVFFFGNYEGLRQFLPLNQETATVPTALMRTGNFSELLAENIQLTDVLTGLPIAGNRVDQLPGSRMNAVGLAYLQAFPLPNRSGIFNNYITTRNETLDQDTYDIRIDSNLNSKNQIFGRYSYGMFDQTTSSRLPALPAGFGSGTNPIRTRGAVVGLNTALSPSLFNEFRIQVNRIRYGYTPPFFDQTISADLGIPNANRDENLGGGALIGGYNGQLEYTGDFGPYLVPQTTYQIVDSMSYITGNHTFKFGGTILRRDVALYRPNRGKGYFFLIGNSDPSQCGGAPATGWEQADLLIGFVCNYQIGPPFGTVGTRNWENAFFIQDDWRVTNKLTLNLGLRYEYFTNPTEMYGRQANFDINTGRLVVASDSNDSLTETDTNNFGPRFGFAYDLKGDGKTVIRGGYGLFYFLDRGGIDNQLAQNPPYSGFSQFNYGDGVRITLSGRAPNGTLDSRLATGPLPIGSVDSVNLNNPQNVSVLAWLPDNKTSNIHQYNFQVQHQLTSNTAISVGYVGTTGRNLILYYNLNGRIVQDGTQAPCPRALVNGLCYPSLNGPARVRDDVGKSQYDSLQIQLERRFSDGWQYRVAYTLSETRDNGEGAFDSVGDTNINFIEPFSRSRVDFPHVFSFESVYDLPFGRGRKYGSDMPKALDAIIGGWQVNGIYRLQSGQPFDVRRNGVLVDLVGDPYTGNDNIYLNRGAFAEAPNGRFGTLKRNGLRGPIANQLNMGLTKNFAWGELFKIQFRTEFFNLFNTPQLTPPNTDLGNTDPVFGFGTIRSTYGFTNRQIQFGLRLEF; from the coding sequence ATGAAACACAAAATCTTTACTGGAACGCGACGATTCCTTTGTCTGGCGTTCTCGGTTGCGGTTCTTGCTGCCGCGGGCTTTGCCCAGACCGAGACCGCACGCATTTCCGGAACGGTAACAGACGCGGCCGGAGCAGCCGTTGCCGGTGCGACCGTTAAGGTCAGCGGCATCGGCACCGGACGAGAAGTTTCGGTTACAACGAACGGCGAAGGCTTTTACTCGCTAATCTCGCTGCAGCCGGGCCGATATCAGATCGAGGTCTCGCAGGCGAGCTTCAAAATGACCCAGCAGGAAGTGACGCTTTCGGTCGCGCAGAATGCAACGGCAAACTTCACGCTCGAAGCAGGTGATGTCACGGAGACCGTAACGGTCACACTTGATATCCCGCAGGTCGATACGGGCACTTCCGCCATTGGCGAGGTGATCAGCGGCCGCGAGGCGGTGGAACTTCCGCTCAATGGGCGAAACGTGCTTGAGCTTGCAAGGCTCACGCCAGGCGTAACTCAGGGTGTACCGGCCGGCTTTGCCACGGGCGTCAGCGGCAACGCTGAGACCTACCGCGGCCGCAACACCGGCGGTGCCGCTCTCTCGGTAAACGGCCAGCGGACGCAAGCGAACAACTTCTTGCTTGACGGTGTCGATAACAACGAATCGCTCGTCAACACCATCAACGTCTTCCCGTCGGCCGAGGCCGTTCAGGAATTCCGCGTGCAGACCAGCGTCGCGACGGCCGAGTTCGGCCGCGGCGGCGGTGCGATCATTAACTCGGTCGTCAAATCAGGCCGCAACGACTTTTACGGCAGTGCGTTTCTTTTCATTCGCAACGACAATCTGGACGCACGTCCGACCTTTAACAACTCAAAGAGCGAATTTCGCCGCGGACAATATGGCGGAACGCTCGGCGGCCCGATCTGGAAGGACAAGGTCTTCTTTTTCGGTAACTATGAAGGGCTTCGTCAGTTCCTTCCGTTGAACCAAGAGACGGCAACTGTTCCGACCGCGCTGATGCGGACAGGCAATTTCTCAGAGCTGTTGGCCGAAAACATTCAGTTGACTGACGTCCTGACCGGACTTCCGATCGCCGGAAACCGGGTCGATCAGCTTCCGGGCAGCCGTATGAACGCGGTTGGCCTTGCCTACCTTCAGGCTTTCCCGCTGCCGAACCGGTCCGGCATCTTCAACAACTACATAACGACCCGTAACGAGACGCTCGACCAGGACACGTACGATATCCGTATCGATTCGAACCTGAACTCGAAGAACCAGATCTTTGGGCGGTACAGCTACGGAATGTTCGACCAGACGACGTCATCGCGGCTTCCGGCCTTGCCGGCCGGTTTCGGTTCGGGAACGAACCCGATCCGTACCCGCGGAGCGGTGGTTGGCCTGAACACGGCTCTTTCGCCTTCGCTCTTTAACGAATTCCGCATTCAGGTCAACCGCATTCGCTACGGCTACACGCCGCCGTTCTTTGATCAGACGATCTCAGCGGACCTCGGCATTCCGAACGCAAACCGAGATGAGAACCTCGGCGGCGGTGCTCTTATCGGCGGCTACAACGGCCAGCTCGAGTACACCGGCGACTTTGGACCGTACCTCGTACCGCAAACGACCTATCAGATCGTTGACAGTATGAGCTACATCACGGGAAATCATACGTTCAAGTTCGGCGGAACGATCCTTCGCCGCGACGTTGCCCTCTATCGTCCGAACCGCGGTAAGGGCTATTTCTTCCTGATCGGCAACAGCGACCCCTCGCAGTGCGGCGGAGCTCCGGCGACGGGCTGGGAACAGGCAGACCTCCTGATCGGCTTTGTCTGCAACTACCAGATCGGCCCGCCCTTTGGCACGGTCGGCACCCGCAACTGGGAGAATGCTTTCTTCATCCAGGACGACTGGCGTGTGACGAACAAGCTGACGCTCAATCTCGGCCTTCGGTATGAGTACTTTACCAACCCGACCGAGATGTACGGCCGGCAGGCAAACTTTGACATCAACACCGGCCGCCTTGTCGTTGCCAGCGATTCGAACGATTCGCTGACGGAAACCGACACCAACAACTTCGGACCGCGGTTCGGCTTTGCCTACGACCTCAAAGGCGACGGCAAGACGGTCATTCGCGGCGGCTACGGACTCTTTTATTTCCTTGACCGCGGCGGTATAGACAACCAGCTTGCTCAGAACCCGCCCTACAGCGGCTTCTCGCAGTTCAACTACGGTGACGGCGTCCGCATCACGCTCTCGGGCCGTGCTCCGAACGGCACGCTCGATTCGCGTCTTGCTACCGGCCCGCTCCCGATCGGTTCGGTCGATAGCGTCAACCTTAACAACCCGCAGAACGTCAGCGTGCTTGCGTGGCTGCCCGACAACAAGACGTCGAACATCCACCAGTACAATTTCCAGGTCCAGCACCAACTGACCAGCAATACGGCGATCAGCGTCGGCTACGTTGGAACGACCGGCCGCAACCTGATCCTCTATTACAACCTCAACGGCCGCATCGTTCAGGACGGGACGCAGGCTCCGTGCCCGCGTGCGTTGGTTAATGGGCTTTGCTACCCGTCGCTCAACGGCCCGGCACGCGTCCGCGACGACGTCGGCAAGTCGCAGTACGACTCGCTCCAGATCCAGCTCGAACGTCGCTTTAGCGATGGCTGGCAGTACCGCGTTGCCTACACGCTTTCGGAGACCAGAGATAACGGCGAAGGCGCGTTCGACTCGGTCGGCGATACGAACATCAACTTCATCGAGCCGTTCTCGCGGTCGAGGGTTGACTTCCCGCACGTGTTCTCGTTCGAGTCGGTCTACGACCTTCCCTTCGGACGCGGCCGCAAGTATGGCAGCGATATGCCGAAGGCTCTTGACGCAATCATCGGCGGTTGGCAGGTCAACGGCATCTACCGCCTCCAAAGCGGACAGCCGTTCGACGTTCGCCGCAACGGAGTTCTGGTCGACCTTGTCGGTGATCCGTATACGGGAAATGACAACATATACCTGAACCGCGGTGCGTTTGCGGAAGCCCCGAATGGACGCTTTGGAACGCTTAAGCGGAACGGCCTCCGCGGCCCGATCGCGAACCAACTGAACATGGGCCTTACGAAGAACTTTGCCTGGGGAGAACTGTTCAAGATCCAGTTCCGCACGGAGTTCTTCAACCTGTTCAATACGCCGCAGCTCACGCCGCCGAACACGGACCTTGGCAACACGGATCCGGTCTTTGGGTTCGGAACGATCCGTTCGACCTACGGGTTCACGAATCGCCAGATCCAGTTCGGACTCAGGCTTGAGTTCTAA
- a CDS encoding ROK family transcriptional regulator translates to MKKIYLSKAKSQIARHNTIRDINKQIVLNYVRVKSPISRADIARETSLQRSTVSAIVDELLGEGFIEEIGAGTSTGGRRPTLLKLKTGIPVAIGVDVTPRLTTIALADLGGNVLEKKVFPTSGDLSYMNEQILAPVGEFAQEHRNANLEVGISIPGIADPDSQTIVYIPYFGWNNWDIGSQIERKFGLPVTIDNDANAVAVAELWFGDERIRTTRNFVMILVAEGIGTGIVIDGQIYRGEFGAAGEFGHMFVGENAPVLCSCGRRDCWEAHASEKAIVARYASALNGTANPSIDIDRLIELARNGEANAVETLKESARFLGIGISNLIVGFSPQAVVINGRVVRAWELIRDELQVLAGRSIRNELETPAIVPSTLGDDPTVLGSVGLVLAKKFASASG, encoded by the coding sequence ATGAAGAAGATATACCTCTCAAAGGCCAAATCGCAGATAGCCCGGCACAACACGATCCGCGACATAAACAAGCAGATCGTGCTGAACTATGTCCGCGTGAAGTCGCCGATCTCAAGGGCGGATATCGCTCGGGAGACGTCGCTGCAGCGTTCGACCGTTTCGGCGATCGTAGATGAACTATTGGGCGAGGGATTTATCGAGGAAATAGGCGCCGGCACCTCAACCGGCGGCCGGCGGCCGACATTGCTCAAATTAAAGACCGGCATCCCGGTCGCAATCGGGGTTGATGTTACTCCGAGGCTCACCACGATCGCCCTAGCGGACCTTGGCGGCAACGTGCTTGAGAAAAAGGTCTTTCCGACCTCTGGTGACCTCAGCTACATGAATGAACAGATATTGGCGCCCGTCGGGGAATTTGCCCAGGAACACAGAAACGCCAATCTGGAGGTCGGGATAAGTATCCCGGGCATCGCCGACCCGGACAGCCAAACGATCGTCTACATACCGTATTTCGGCTGGAATAACTGGGATATCGGGTCGCAGATCGAGCGAAAATTCGGCCTTCCGGTGACCATCGATAACGACGCAAATGCGGTAGCGGTCGCCGAATTATGGTTCGGCGACGAAAGGATCCGCACAACCCGCAACTTTGTAATGATATTGGTCGCCGAGGGCATCGGCACCGGGATCGTTATCGATGGCCAGATCTATCGGGGTGAATTCGGCGCAGCGGGCGAATTCGGCCATATGTTCGTCGGCGAGAATGCTCCGGTGCTCTGTTCATGCGGCCGGAGAGATTGCTGGGAAGCTCACGCCTCAGAAAAGGCGATAGTTGCCCGGTATGCATCCGCATTGAACGGAACGGCGAATCCATCTATCGATATTGACCGATTAATCGAATTGGCCCGCAACGGTGAAGCAAACGCCGTCGAAACGCTGAAAGAAAGTGCCAGATTCCTTGGTATCGGGATCTCTAATTTGATCGTCGGGTTCAGCCCGCAGGCGGTAGTTATCAACGGGCGGGTGGTTCGTGCATGGGAACTTATCCGTGACGAACTTCAGGTCCTTGCCGGGCGAAGCATTAGAAACGAACTCGAAACACCGGCGATAGTACCGTCGACCCTGGGCGATGACCCGACAGTGCTCGGGTCGGTCGGCCTTGTACTTGCCAAAAAGTTTGCTTCGGCGAGCGGTTAG
- a CDS encoding HD domain-containing protein, producing MQTAEQESRLEQKLIDLSVGIDRFEGYTRPHGQLIASIADRIGTRLGMAAHDRFYMQQAALVHDIGEATMDRSYIAEHRSLTEDERFDLHRHPVIGEQEAAKIGLARGVQLLVRWHHEWWNGGGYPDAISGEQIPLAARILRTADSFAAMMETRPGRPNMSPDAARKEIADLAAIEFDPTIAKLILEPELLNDIIEWHAASILP from the coding sequence ATGCAAACAGCAGAACAGGAAAGCAGGCTCGAACAAAAGCTGATAGACCTTTCGGTCGGGATCGACCGCTTCGAGGGCTATACGCGTCCGCACGGACAACTTATCGCCTCGATCGCCGACCGCATCGGGACGCGGCTCGGAATGGCCGCGCACGACCGTTTCTATATGCAGCAGGCGGCGCTTGTCCACGACATAGGCGAGGCGACGATGGATCGCTCTTATATCGCGGAGCATCGTTCGCTGACCGAGGACGAACGGTTCGACCTGCACCGGCATCCGGTCATCGGCGAACAGGAAGCGGCAAAGATCGGGCTCGCCCGCGGCGTTCAGCTGCTCGTCCGCTGGCACCATGAGTGGTGGAACGGCGGCGGCTATCCGGACGCCATTTCAGGCGAACAGATCCCGCTTGCCGCCCGCATACTCCGCACGGCAGATTCCTTCGCGGCAATGATGGAAACGCGGCCCGGAAGGCCGAATATGTCGCCCGATGCCGCCCGTAAAGAGATCGCGGACCTCGCGGCGATCGAATTTGACCCGACGATCGCAAAACTCATCCTCGAACCCGAACTGCTGAACGATATCATCGAGTGGCACGCGGCCTCGATCCTTCCCTAG
- a CDS encoding DnaJ domain-containing protein, whose translation MSPENGLEIKSTIEKHPLAELIVEIRQNSLGGSLRLSFGVKKAIIYFDDGRLIYAVSNAREHRLFSHLLKEKLIEQKELAQFPNFAKDHELAAALKAAGRLSEEQLTEAAKAIVRQIVLDSLSWIKGDFTFTPLARVRDDLKLDVEIGDLLMNYGRCFDSGWVINRFRSFDEMFDPIGNVPEPDGIRENEKILLDAFVGQALSAEALRAATRMPESLLFSGLYTIWLGGYVKRANWNPAFSDLDLKNLSSAKLHLVKKAEDVRVARPAAQNGDGTFDEAAQSEENIEPIVELSAEEYLARFENYESLYDLLAIDQNAPARVVREKYLALARSFHPDRYRREDPELFKKMQAAFTELSFAHETLRDERLRRNYDQKLESERAMRKRVAERGGDANEKMTQGEESGLQNFEAALGCLTEGDLAGAATHLARAVHYSPQNALYHAHYGKVLAESAQFKFKAEGELQTAVRLDAKNWKIREMLIEFYTDYDMVKRAEGEIGRFLELVPNHKEALAALARIRA comes from the coding sequence ATGTCCCCGGAAAACGGCCTCGAGATCAAAAGCACCATCGAAAAGCATCCGCTCGCGGAGCTGATCGTCGAGATCCGCCAGAATAGCCTCGGCGGAAGCCTGCGGCTGTCTTTTGGCGTGAAGAAAGCCATAATTTATTTTGACGACGGGCGTCTTATCTACGCGGTCTCAAATGCCCGCGAGCACCGCCTATTTTCGCACCTGCTCAAGGAGAAGCTGATCGAGCAAAAAGAACTAGCCCAGTTTCCCAATTTTGCGAAGGACCATGAGCTTGCAGCCGCGCTCAAGGCCGCAGGCCGGCTGAGCGAAGAGCAATTGACCGAAGCTGCGAAGGCGATCGTCCGGCAGATCGTGCTCGACAGCCTTTCGTGGATCAAGGGCGATTTCACGTTCACGCCGCTCGCCCGCGTCCGCGACGACCTGAAGCTCGACGTCGAGATCGGCGATCTGCTGATGAACTATGGCCGCTGTTTTGACAGCGGTTGGGTAATAAATCGCTTCCGCAGCTTCGACGAGATGTTCGACCCGATCGGTAACGTGCCAGAGCCGGACGGCATCCGAGAGAACGAAAAGATCCTCCTCGATGCGTTTGTCGGCCAGGCACTTTCTGCTGAGGCACTTCGAGCGGCGACGCGAATGCCCGAGTCCCTGCTCTTCTCCGGGCTCTACACGATCTGGCTTGGCGGATACGTCAAAAGGGCGAATTGGAACCCGGCGTTTTCGGACCTTGACCTTAAGAATCTCTCGTCGGCAAAGCTCCACCTCGTCAAAAAGGCCGAGGACGTCCGCGTTGCCCGGCCGGCCGCTCAAAACGGCGACGGCACGTTTGACGAAGCCGCACAGTCTGAAGAGAACATCGAGCCCATCGTTGAGCTTTCGGCCGAAGAATACCTTGCCCGGTTCGAGAACTACGAGAGCCTTTACGACCTTCTTGCCATCGACCAAAATGCACCGGCCCGCGTGGTCCGCGAGAAATACTTGGCTCTTGCGCGCAGCTTTCACCCCGACCGCTACCGCCGCGAGGATCCAGAACTTTTCAAGAAGATGCAGGCGGCCTTCACTGAGCTTTCCTTCGCCCACGAAACTCTGCGCGACGAGCGGCTGCGGCGAAATTACGACCAGAAACTCGAATCGGAGCGGGCAATGCGAAAGCGCGTTGCCGAACGCGGCGGCGATGCAAATGAGAAGATGACGCAGGGCGAGGAATCGGGCCTGCAGAACTTTGAGGCCGCACTCGGATGCTTGACCGAAGGCGACCTTGCCGGAGCCGCAACGCACCTCGCCCGAGCCGTTCACTACAGCCCGCAGAACGCGCTCTACCATGCCCATTACGGAAAAGTGCTTGCCGAAAGTGCTCAGTTCAAGTTCAAGGCAGAAGGCGAACTGCAGACCGCCGTCCGGCTCGATGCAAAGAACTGGAAGATCCGCGAGATGCTGATCGAGTTCTACACCGACTACGATATGGTCAAGCGGGCCGAAGGCGAAATAGGCCGGTTCCTCGAACTTGTCCCGAATCATAAAGAAGCGTTGGCGGCTCTCGCTCGCATAAGGGCATAA
- a CDS encoding type II toxin-antitoxin system PemK/MazF family toxin — MVITRGEIWWADLPEPKGSMPGYRHPIVIIQADPFNRSDLATVIGVVVTTNLALASMPGNVELTSKQSGLPKRSVVNVTQIVTANRSDLLEFVSRLSDRKMEQIELGVLFVLGL; from the coding sequence ATGGTGATAACGAGAGGGGAGATCTGGTGGGCAGACCTACCAGAGCCAAAAGGCTCAATGCCCGGATATCGACACCCAATTGTGATAATTCAGGCCGATCCGTTCAATCGCAGCGATCTCGCAACCGTTATCGGGGTCGTCGTCACAACTAATCTCGCTCTTGCATCAATGCCCGGAAACGTCGAGTTGACGTCCAAGCAGAGCGGATTGCCTAAGCGCTCGGTTGTTAATGTCACTCAGATCGTCACCGCCAACAGGTCCGATCTTCTTGAATTCGTTTCCCGATTGTCTGATCGCAAGATGGAACAGATTGAACTCGGAGTTCTCTTTGTTTTGGGCCTATGA
- the ligA gene encoding NAD-dependent DNA ligase LigA, producing the protein MSKMPINLSESVQEISDLRDEIERHNELYYQKAEPEISDFAFDQLLERLKALEAEHPELITPDSPTQRVGGKADSLRPFTHTVPLMSLDNSYSLDELKAFTERCERLAEGRKLEYVAELKIDGLSVALHYENAVLAAAATRGDGRAGDEVTQNARTIRTVPLRLKIDSPPHAEIRGEVFLSRSQFARINAELEMQGEKTFANPRNCASGTLRMLDSQVVASRRLDMFPYDVLAGNQKMFATHWENFDWLERNGFNVNPNRALCAGYDELVTFINEMETHRDTLDYEIDGVVVKVNSTALQEEFGATTKAPRWAIAYKYPARQATTKLLSISIQVGRTGALTPVANLEPTLLAGTTVARASLHNEDEIKRLGLKIGDYVLIEKSGEIIPQVLANIPTKRDGTETDFEFPTECPVCGWDAVRPEGEAVRRCTNPDCPAKLKARIQYFASRKAMDIEGLGEVLVETLVDKEMIRDVADLYNLKVADIAALERMAEKSGTNLIDQIEASKTRGLQRLLYGIDIRHVGERYAKIIAGNFRSIDRIAEASIEQLDDIPEIGLAVAESVHAWFRDPRNIDLVARLKAAGVQTEMDASSTAALDERFVGKTFVLTGKLENYTRDEAAKLIEDRGGRVSSSVSKKTDYVVAGSDAGSKLTKAESLGVNVLNEKEFREMVG; encoded by the coding sequence ATGAGCAAGATGCCAATCAATCTATCCGAAAGCGTTCAAGAAATCTCCGATTTACGCGACGAGATCGAGCGGCACAATGAGCTTTATTATCAGAAAGCGGAGCCGGAGATCTCTGACTTTGCGTTTGATCAACTGCTTGAAAGGCTGAAAGCTCTAGAGGCGGAGCATCCGGAACTGATCACGCCGGACAGCCCGACCCAACGCGTCGGCGGCAAGGCGGACAGTCTTCGGCCATTTACACACACCGTTCCGCTGATGTCGCTCGACAACAGCTACAGCCTCGACGAGCTGAAAGCTTTCACCGAACGCTGCGAACGCCTCGCCGAGGGGCGCAAGCTTGAGTACGTCGCGGAGCTCAAGATCGACGGCCTCTCCGTCGCACTCCACTACGAGAACGCAGTGCTAGCCGCAGCCGCGACTCGCGGAGACGGCCGGGCCGGCGACGAGGTGACGCAGAACGCAAGGACGATCCGCACCGTTCCGCTCCGTCTAAAGATAGATTCGCCGCCGCATGCCGAGATACGCGGCGAGGTCTTTCTCTCGCGTTCGCAGTTTGCGAGGATCAACGCCGAGCTCGAGATGCAGGGCGAGAAGACCTTTGCCAACCCGCGCAATTGCGCCAGCGGCACGCTCCGGATGCTCGATTCGCAAGTGGTCGCCTCCCGTCGGCTCGATATGTTTCCTTACGATGTGCTGGCCGGGAACCAGAAGATGTTTGCGACGCACTGGGAAAATTTCGATTGGCTCGAACGCAACGGCTTTAACGTGAATCCAAACCGGGCCTTGTGTGCCGGATACGACGAACTTGTTACCTTCATCAACGAAATGGAAACGCACCGCGACACGCTCGATTATGAGATCGACGGCGTCGTCGTGAAGGTGAATTCGACGGCATTGCAGGAAGAATTTGGAGCGACGACGAAAGCCCCGCGTTGGGCGATTGCTTATAAGTATCCGGCACGCCAGGCGACGACAAAGCTGCTTTCTATCAGCATCCAGGTTGGCCGGACCGGAGCACTGACCCCGGTCGCAAATCTCGAACCAACGCTCCTTGCCGGCACAACCGTCGCCCGGGCATCGCTCCACAACGAGGACGAGATAAAGCGGCTCGGGCTAAAGATCGGCGACTACGTTCTGATCGAAAAAAGCGGCGAGATCATCCCGCAGGTATTGGCGAACATTCCGACAAAACGCGACGGCACCGAGACCGATTTCGAGTTCCCGACCGAATGCCCGGTTTGCGGCTGGGACGCTGTACGCCCCGAGGGCGAAGCCGTCCGCCGCTGCACAAATCCCGATTGCCCCGCAAAGTTGAAGGCACGCATTCAATACTTCGCCTCGCGAAAGGCGATGGACATCGAGGGCCTCGGCGAAGTGCTGGTCGAAACGCTTGTTGATAAAGAGATGATCCGCGACGTCGCCGATCTCTATAACCTGAAGGTCGCCGACATCGCCGCCCTCGAACGGATGGCCGAAAAATCCGGTACGAACCTCATCGACCAGATCGAGGCCAGCAAGACGCGAGGGCTCCAGCGGCTGCTCTACGGCATCGACATCCGCCATGTCGGCGAACGCTACGCAAAGATAATCGCCGGTAATTTCCGGAGCATCGACCGCATTGCCGAGGCGAGCATCGAACAACTTGACGACATACCCGAGATCGGCCTCGCCGTCGCCGAAAGTGTCCACGCCTGGTTCCGCGACCCGCGAAACATTGATCTTGTTGCAAGGCTCAAAGCCGCCGGTGTTCAAACAGAAATGGATGCCTCATCGACCGCCGCCCTCGATGAACGCTTTGTCGGCAAGACGTTTGTGCTGACCGGAAAGCTCGAAAATTACACCCGCGACGAAGCCGCCAAACTCATCGAAGACCGCGGCGGCCGCGTCTCGTCATCTGTAAGCAAAAAGACCGACTACGTAGTAGCCGGTAGCGACGCCGGCTCAAAGCTAACCAAAGCCGAAAGCCTCGGCGTCAATGTACTCAACGAAAAGGAATTCAGGGAGATGGTAGGATGA
- a CDS encoding SMI1/KNR4 family protein yields MIESLLLPEDLKSFSLGYSGLRFFNESELSDGQLGYSVDPDGRSLAGSNPGDWKDGWTVIGYDERCGDPIFVDLNSEGFPVFTAVHGLGEWTPKQIGDTLESFRKCVDEISAISIGRENPVKLEANPISNLMRQEVLKKIKSFSLDSDLEFWELTMGFY; encoded by the coding sequence TTGATCGAATCACTTCTTTTGCCTGAAGATTTGAAGAGCTTTTCACTCGGATACTCAGGGCTTCGATTTTTTAACGAGTCGGAATTATCTGACGGTCAACTTGGCTATTCCGTCGATCCTGATGGAAGGTCTCTTGCAGGTTCGAACCCGGGCGATTGGAAAGATGGTTGGACGGTTATTGGTTATGATGAGCGGTGCGGTGATCCGATCTTTGTCGATTTAAACTCCGAAGGTTTTCCCGTCTTCACGGCTGTTCATGGGTTAGGAGAATGGACTCCAAAACAGATTGGGGATACCCTTGAATCGTTCAGGAAATGTGTTGACGAGATTTCCGCTATTTCGATCGGGCGTGAGAATCCGGTAAAGCTCGAGGCAAACCCGATCAGTAACTTGATGCGGCAAGAAGTGTTGAAGAAAATAAAATCCTTCAGCCTTGATTCTGATTTAGAATTTTGGGAATTGACGATGGGGTTTTACTGA
- a CDS encoding serine hydroxymethyltransferase, producing the protein MSDFFTANISEADPLISDAIDAEVRRQVDGLELIASENFVSEAVLQTMGTVFTNKYAEGYPGKRYYGGCQFADVAEQAAIDRAKELFGAEHANVQPHSGAQANMAVFLAAIKHGDTILGMNLSHGGHLTHGHPLNFSGINYKVADYGVDKETEQIDYDELQRKAEESRPALLICGASAYPRIIDFERIGEIARSVGAKVMADIAHIAGLVAAGLHPSPVPHCEFVTTTTHKTLRGPRGGLALCKEEFAKDLDRSVFPGVQGGPLIHIIAAKAVAFGEALRPEFKDYQQQIILNAQALAETLSEAGLRLVSGGTDNHLLLVDVYMDGKGVTGKEAEKALDEVHITVNKNTIPFDTQKPFVASGIRLGTPALTTRGMKEDDMREIGRMIASVIHEPESEDVKERVRREVLELTERFPMYQGRLKPHPGEAKIAV; encoded by the coding sequence ATGAGCGATTTTTTTACAGCAAACATTTCTGAGGCTGATCCGTTGATCAGCGATGCCATTGATGCAGAGGTTCGGCGGCAGGTCGATGGGCTTGAGCTTATTGCTTCGGAGAATTTTGTCTCTGAGGCGGTGCTGCAGACGATGGGCACTGTTTTTACGAACAAATATGCCGAGGGCTATCCGGGCAAGCGGTATTACGGCGGCTGCCAGTTTGCCGATGTGGCCGAGCAGGCGGCGATCGACCGGGCGAAGGAGCTTTTTGGGGCCGAACATGCCAATGTTCAGCCGCATTCGGGAGCTCAGGCGAACATGGCCGTTTTTCTCGCGGCCATCAAGCATGGCGACACCATCCTTGGCATGAACCTTTCGCACGGCGGCCACCTGACCCACGGCCATCCGCTCAATTTTTCGGGAATCAATTATAAAGTCGCCGACTACGGAGTTGATAAAGAGACCGAGCAGATCGATTACGATGAGCTTCAGCGAAAGGCCGAGGAATCGCGGCCTGCGTTGCTTATCTGCGGTGCGTCGGCATATCCGCGGATCATCGACTTCGAACGCATCGGCGAGATCGCCCGCTCGGTCGGGGCAAAGGTGATGGCGGACATCGCCCATATTGCCGGCCTGGTCGCCGCGGGGCTCCATCCCTCGCCGGTGCCGCATTGCGAGTTCGTCACGACGACCACGCATAAAACGCTTCGCGGGCCTCGCGGCGGACTCGCCCTCTGTAAGGAAGAGTTCGCCAAGGACCTCGACCGCAGCGTTTTTCCGGGTGTTCAGGGCGGCCCGCTGATCCACATTATCGCCGCAAAGGCAGTTGCGTTTGGCGAGGCCCTTCGCCCCGAGTTTAAGGACTATCAGCAGCAGATCATTCTCAACGCTCAGGCACTTGCCGAGACGCTTTCCGAGGCCGGGCTTCGGCTTGTCTCCGGCGGCACGGACAATCATCTTCTGCTCGTTGATGTTTATATGGACGGCAAGGGCGTCACCGGCAAGGAAGCCGAAAAGGCGCTCGATGAAGTCCATATAACGGTCAACAAAAACACCATTCCGTTCGATACGCAGAAGCCTTTTGTCGCCTCCGGCATTCGCCTCGGCACACCTGCCCTGACGACCCGCGGTATGAAGGAAGACGACATGCGCGAGATCGGACGGATGATCGCAAGCGTCATCCACGAGCCCGAGTCCGAAGATGTAAAGGAGCGTGTCCGCCGCGAGGTGCTCGAACTTACCGAGCGTTTTCCGATGTATCAGGGTCGGCTAAAGCCGCATCCGGGCGAGGCGAAAATTGCGGTGTAG